A genomic window from Pelagicoccus albus includes:
- the rny gene encoding ribonuclease Y — translation MGNGIWIGLSALAVGFLLGYIVLRWGMRQSRKRAKLDADNLLEMARRKAEIETLDARAKVEREIEGLRTDFERAEQRAELEIEMKLKEIRSHEESIGALDHQLELRQKRIEKELDELQENRTNLAQMSANMQRTMANLASMDVQEIKESLREQVRLDCLEELKNLRKDVLERSEADIHREARRTILAAMQRIASKPNNDITAAIVQLPNDEMKGRIIGREGRNIKCFETATGTTLLIDESPSMVMVSSFDPVRREIAKTALERLVADGRIHPATIEEFVSEARNDVDQIVENAGDAAVSHLKISRVHPEIITLLGKLKFRTSYSQNALEHSVEAGFLASIIASELGLDPHIAKRAALLHDIGKAIDGEYEGSHAMVGAEFVRARGEDRIVVNAVAAHHEEVPPESLYAAVVILADTISAVRPGARSETLTSYIDRLKELEEVALSFEGIRSAYAIQAGREVRVIVDPRQISDGDARKLAREIRDKIEEHLEFPSTIRVTVVREQRFIETAK, via the coding sequence ATGGGTAACGGCATATGGATTGGTCTTTCGGCTCTCGCAGTCGGATTTCTCCTCGGCTACATTGTGTTGCGTTGGGGGATGAGGCAGTCTCGCAAGCGGGCTAAGTTAGACGCGGATAATCTCTTGGAGATGGCCCGCCGCAAGGCGGAGATCGAGACCCTGGACGCGCGAGCTAAGGTGGAACGCGAAATCGAGGGACTGCGAACCGATTTCGAACGAGCCGAACAACGGGCTGAGTTGGAGATCGAGATGAAGCTCAAGGAGATCCGCTCGCACGAAGAATCAATAGGCGCCTTGGATCACCAGCTGGAGTTGCGGCAAAAGCGAATCGAGAAGGAACTCGATGAGCTGCAGGAGAACCGAACCAACTTAGCCCAGATGTCCGCCAACATGCAGCGGACGATGGCCAACCTCGCTTCCATGGATGTCCAGGAGATCAAGGAATCATTGAGGGAGCAGGTTCGCCTCGATTGTTTGGAGGAGCTGAAGAATTTGCGTAAAGATGTCCTAGAACGATCTGAGGCAGACATTCACCGTGAAGCTCGGAGAACCATTTTGGCGGCCATGCAACGCATCGCCAGCAAGCCAAACAACGATATCACCGCTGCGATCGTTCAGTTGCCGAACGACGAGATGAAGGGCCGCATCATTGGTCGGGAAGGCCGCAACATCAAATGCTTCGAAACCGCGACCGGCACCACTCTGCTGATCGATGAATCGCCTAGTATGGTGATGGTTTCCTCTTTCGACCCAGTCCGCCGAGAGATCGCAAAAACAGCTCTCGAGCGACTTGTAGCGGACGGTCGCATCCATCCGGCGACCATCGAGGAGTTTGTTAGCGAGGCGAGAAACGATGTAGACCAGATCGTTGAAAATGCGGGAGACGCGGCCGTATCCCACCTCAAGATTTCTCGCGTCCATCCGGAAATCATTACCCTCTTGGGTAAACTCAAGTTTCGCACCTCTTACTCTCAAAACGCCCTCGAGCACTCGGTGGAAGCAGGTTTTCTCGCTTCGATCATCGCATCGGAATTGGGACTGGATCCACACATCGCTAAGCGTGCCGCCTTGCTGCATGACATCGGCAAGGCAATCGATGGTGAGTATGAGGGCAGCCATGCCATGGTGGGAGCCGAGTTTGTGAGAGCCCGCGGAGAAGATCGTATCGTGGTCAATGCGGTGGCAGCCCACCACGAGGAAGTGCCGCCGGAATCGCTCTATGCTGCGGTGGTTATCCTTGCCGACACTATTTCAGCTGTCCGTCCCGGCGCTCGCTCCGAGACCTTAACTTCCTATATCGACAGGCTGAAGGAGCTCGAGGAAGTGGCATTGTCCTTCGAAGGAATCCGCAGCGCCTACGCGATCCAAGCTGGGCGCGAAGTGCGAGTTATCGTCGATCCGCGTCAGATCTCAGATGGAGACGCTCGTAAGTTGGCTCGCGAGATACGCGACAAGATCGAGGAGCACCTCGAGTTCCCGAGCACAATCCGCGTGACAGTTGTCCGCGAGCAGCGGTTTATCGAGACGGCGAAGTAG
- a CDS encoding HDOD domain-containing protein has product MPSRLARKTLAEIEKALSEERTTAITEIIQLIQQLAAKAFSISISELSLMIGRDPTITEKVISAANTLGYNPSGVPISTISEALHTVGFEKIRNLAISLMLAENSGEGRNTYEQRNTAALCVCSGMLAEELHRLPDENEEGSEVVFVSASLRNYGRILLSTFLVDNYRLARSHALDMREDEAFKHVFGLTPIEVGRHILQQTNLPKGILQSLSPLEDAHLKRPATRLEDQILVLSELSGRVCSIVFDEQVSPQDFSQSLEQTLSVFSGAYPISPELVNEALITVEQKLTTLNRAVGLSDSLSPGSVNLQARLNGDPLPEPPPFARISAQLKQKSVSEMTESERATFSNATFAQAVESIEACLVPGAKFKLEQVFSSVSTAFREAADLENCLIFVREEFDDHCLSARYGNGDLYSKVKNRPILAPEKKDIFSICLARKEDVLIEDTNVGKIRSIIPDWIHSAGETSSFIILPVTYKHELKSIIVGTVSHGRKIDLKQEDLRHLRSIRSMISELYGMIESQNVTGK; this is encoded by the coding sequence ATGCCGAGTAGGCTTGCCAGAAAGACATTGGCCGAGATTGAGAAGGCCCTATCCGAAGAGCGCACCACCGCTATTACTGAGATCATTCAATTGATCCAGCAACTAGCTGCCAAGGCGTTCAGCATCTCAATCAGCGAGCTTTCTCTGATGATCGGGCGAGACCCAACGATTACAGAGAAGGTAATCAGCGCCGCGAATACTTTGGGCTATAATCCGAGCGGGGTTCCGATCAGCACCATCTCTGAAGCTCTCCATACAGTAGGTTTCGAGAAAATCCGAAATCTAGCGATATCCCTGATGCTAGCAGAAAACTCAGGGGAAGGCCGCAATACCTATGAACAGAGAAACACCGCTGCCCTATGCGTCTGCAGCGGCATGCTCGCGGAAGAGTTACACCGTTTGCCTGACGAAAATGAAGAAGGATCCGAGGTCGTTTTTGTATCTGCATCCCTCAGGAACTATGGCCGGATTCTGCTATCCACTTTCCTAGTCGACAACTATCGACTAGCCCGCTCCCACGCTCTCGACATGCGGGAGGACGAAGCCTTCAAGCACGTTTTTGGGCTTACCCCAATCGAAGTCGGAAGACACATATTGCAGCAGACGAATCTCCCCAAAGGAATCCTACAATCGCTTTCGCCTTTGGAGGATGCTCATTTGAAGCGTCCTGCCACAAGATTGGAGGACCAGATTCTCGTCCTGTCAGAACTATCAGGGCGGGTCTGCTCAATTGTCTTTGACGAGCAGGTTTCGCCCCAGGACTTTAGCCAGTCCCTGGAGCAGACACTATCGGTCTTTTCCGGAGCTTACCCCATAAGCCCTGAACTCGTTAACGAAGCGCTTATCACGGTAGAGCAAAAGCTCACCACCCTCAATAGAGCCGTTGGCCTGAGCGATAGCCTATCTCCCGGCTCGGTGAATCTTCAAGCTCGACTGAATGGAGATCCTCTACCCGAACCTCCCCCGTTTGCACGCATCTCCGCTCAACTGAAGCAGAAGTCAGTCTCCGAGATGACTGAATCGGAGAGGGCTACCTTTTCCAACGCCACCTTTGCTCAAGCCGTCGAATCCATCGAAGCCTGTCTTGTTCCCGGGGCGAAATTCAAATTGGAGCAAGTATTCAGCTCCGTGAGCACTGCCTTCCGTGAAGCCGCCGACTTGGAGAACTGCCTGATTTTCGTGCGCGAAGAATTCGACGACCATTGCCTCTCTGCCCGCTACGGAAATGGGGACCTATATTCAAAGGTGAAGAATCGACCTATTCTCGCCCCAGAGAAAAAGGATATTTTTTCAATCTGCTTGGCTCGCAAGGAGGACGTCCTGATCGAGGATACCAACGTGGGTAAGATCCGCTCGATCATACCTGACTGGATCCACTCCGCCGGCGAAACCAGTTCCTTCATTATCCTACCGGTGACCTACAAGCATGAATTGAAATCGATCATCGTGGGCACAGTTTCTCACGGACGAAAGATCGATCTCAAACAAGAGGATTTGCGACACCTCCGCTCGATCAGATCTATGATTTCGGAGCTATATGGGATGATCGAATCACAAAATGTGACCGGCAAGTAG
- a CDS encoding HDOD domain-containing protein, translating into MDPVNPTLDDLQKRFETLYPAARIGKSLRAIVAEGSVNPDEIVPLVRLEPLLTARILREANLLPDRKPEGYTSLEEALTALGFQRMYDLLGLYSYPRGSEDRVFPTDLWKRSITCAICMEILADKHNLDQHQAYAIGLIHSLAEAVVSKDDEEIESAPEFDHINNRLQMYNRSGLCYSMLKEWGLPTSLIDPIRFQYSPLDCKTTGKLACLLNLSKWITGVIREVDEVPDQALGPDLLVLNLLGEGEQTLWNIVTDVSDALHQADSIIQGDYTAC; encoded by the coding sequence ATGGACCCAGTCAATCCGACCCTAGACGATCTTCAAAAAAGGTTCGAAACCCTATACCCCGCAGCACGAATCGGAAAGAGCCTCAGAGCTATAGTGGCCGAGGGTAGCGTGAACCCAGATGAAATCGTTCCCCTTGTACGACTCGAACCCCTTCTCACCGCCAGAATTTTAAGGGAGGCGAATCTCCTGCCAGACCGAAAGCCCGAAGGGTATACCAGTCTCGAAGAAGCGCTCACGGCTCTCGGCTTCCAGCGGATGTACGATCTGCTGGGGCTCTACTCTTATCCGAGAGGCAGCGAGGATCGCGTTTTCCCAACCGACTTGTGGAAGCGATCCATTACCTGTGCAATCTGCATGGAAATTCTCGCCGATAAACACAATTTGGACCAACACCAAGCATACGCTATTGGCTTGATTCATTCCTTAGCGGAAGCCGTCGTCAGCAAAGACGATGAGGAGATCGAATCCGCTCCAGAGTTCGACCACATCAACAACCGTTTGCAAATGTACAACCGCTCCGGTCTCTGCTACAGCATGCTCAAAGAGTGGGGATTGCCTACCAGCCTGATCGATCCGATTCGCTTCCAGTACTCCCCCTTGGATTGCAAAACCACGGGCAAATTGGCCTGCCTTCTCAATCTATCCAAATGGATCACCGGCGTGATCAGAGAAGTGGACGAAGTCCCAGACCAAGCTCTCGGACCAGACCTTCTTGTTCTGAATTTGCTCGGCGAAGGAGAACAGACGTTGTGGAATATCGTAACCGACGTTAGCGACGCCCTCCACCAGGCGGACTCTATCATACAGGGCGATTATACTGCCTGTTGA
- a CDS encoding DUF167 domain-containing protein, translating into MPSSSTTTETLLVKVVPNASRNEMADWQADGSLKVRIQTPPQDGKANKALIAFLAKQVGVSKNQIKIVRGETSRQKLIAFERLSSSQSQQIPRP; encoded by the coding sequence ATGCCGAGTTCCTCCACCACTACTGAAACCCTGCTGGTCAAAGTCGTCCCGAACGCTTCGCGCAACGAAATGGCAGACTGGCAGGCAGACGGATCCCTAAAGGTAAGAATCCAAACGCCACCCCAAGACGGAAAGGCCAACAAAGCCCTGATTGCCTTTCTCGCCAAACAAGTCGGCGTATCCAAAAACCAAATCAAGATCGTGCGAGGCGAAACCAGCCGACAGAAATTGATTGCTTTCGAACGTCTCTCCTCTAGCCAATCCCAACAGATCCCTCGCCCCTGA
- a CDS encoding SET domain-containing protein, whose protein sequence is MGKDSKTKKSTKKKKAPVYLGLDENGEPPEFPYVRTSESAIHNRGLFAASDIPEGEYVIQYLGELIKKKESTRRANSQHERSLEEDVGAVYIFELDEKTDIDGNFEWNIARLANHSCSPNCEAQNVEGEIWLVSLTDINEGDEITFDYGYALEHWKEHPCLCGSENCVGHIVRKEDWDKLKKLKKRRKKKAS, encoded by the coding sequence ATGGGCAAAGATTCCAAAACCAAGAAATCAACCAAGAAGAAGAAGGCTCCCGTCTACCTGGGACTCGATGAAAACGGAGAGCCACCCGAGTTTCCCTACGTGCGAACCTCAGAATCCGCAATCCACAATCGTGGACTATTCGCCGCTTCTGATATCCCAGAGGGCGAGTACGTCATTCAGTACCTTGGCGAGCTGATCAAAAAAAAGGAATCTACCCGTCGAGCCAATTCCCAGCACGAACGATCCCTGGAAGAGGATGTCGGAGCCGTCTACATCTTCGAATTGGACGAAAAGACTGATATCGACGGAAACTTCGAGTGGAACATCGCCCGGCTAGCCAACCACTCTTGCTCCCCCAATTGCGAAGCACAAAACGTCGAGGGCGAGATCTGGCTTGTTTCTCTGACCGACATAAATGAGGGCGACGAAATCACTTTCGACTACGGGTATGCTTTGGAACACTGGAAAGAGCACCCTTGTCTTTGCGGGTCAGAAAACTGTGTTGGCCACATCGTGCGCAAGGAGGATTGGGACAAATTGAAAAAGCTCAAAAAGCGCCGCAAAAAAAAGGCCAGCTAA
- a CDS encoding LysM peptidoglycan-binding domain-containing protein produces MPKILTVVALLLALTGQVASAAVEHRVRKGETLAEIADLYRVSVKEIKNANNITNANRISIGQKLTIPGVSVATGAKHTVRSGETLDEIAKRYGVTIQELKTANQITNANRIRIGQTLVIPGLAAKPAAPNVTVSSTGEHTVQASETLTEIASAYQVSVQALKSANDLDDANLISVGQKLRIPDGKPQYIDYTIRRGDSLSDIARDYGVALKTITSLNSISNPSRIKIGQVIKIPSHAGITTSRGAPQLSTSDLSALRKTRPNKDKWRHIVIHHSASKSGSAKAFDRFHREERNMVNGLAYHFVIGNGNGMGDGELAIGDRWKRQIQGGHLASYTLNQISIGICLVGDFSKTKPTAKQMATLEALVRYLMANTQVPVARVTTHTLIHPKHTLCPGKYFPTAAFKKKLGG; encoded by the coding sequence ATGCCTAAGATCCTCACAGTCGTAGCCCTTCTCCTTGCCTTAACCGGTCAAGTCGCAAGCGCCGCTGTCGAGCATCGCGTCCGCAAGGGAGAGACACTCGCCGAGATCGCGGATCTGTATCGGGTCTCCGTTAAGGAGATAAAAAACGCGAACAATATCACGAACGCCAATCGTATCTCGATCGGCCAAAAACTCACGATACCAGGCGTTTCAGTCGCGACCGGAGCCAAGCACACCGTGCGGTCCGGAGAAACCTTAGACGAGATAGCCAAACGATATGGCGTCACGATCCAGGAACTAAAAACGGCCAACCAGATCACCAATGCAAACCGCATACGTATCGGCCAAACTCTTGTAATCCCAGGCTTGGCTGCAAAACCCGCCGCCCCAAACGTAACCGTCTCATCCACCGGTGAGCATACGGTGCAAGCCAGCGAAACTCTTACGGAAATAGCCAGTGCCTATCAGGTTTCGGTACAAGCCCTCAAAAGCGCCAACGATCTCGATGATGCGAATCTGATTTCGGTCGGCCAAAAGCTCAGGATCCCGGACGGCAAACCACAGTACATCGACTACACCATCCGTCGAGGTGACAGCCTCTCCGACATCGCCCGTGATTATGGAGTCGCGCTGAAAACGATCACCAGCCTCAACTCTATCAGCAATCCGAGCCGAATAAAGATCGGGCAAGTCATAAAGATACCGTCCCACGCCGGCATCACCACAAGTCGCGGAGCTCCCCAATTATCCACCAGCGATCTGTCAGCTCTGAGGAAAACGAGGCCCAACAAGGATAAGTGGAGACACATCGTCATTCATCACTCCGCCTCCAAATCCGGATCTGCCAAGGCTTTCGACCGCTTCCACCGCGAGGAGAGAAACATGGTCAACGGACTCGCCTACCACTTCGTCATCGGCAACGGCAACGGGATGGGCGATGGAGAGCTAGCCATCGGAGACCGATGGAAACGCCAGATACAAGGCGGGCACCTGGCCAGCTATACCCTCAACCAGATTAGCATCGGCATTTGCTTGGTCGGGGACTTCTCGAAAACAAAGCCGACCGCCAAACAAATGGCTACGCTCGAGGCCTTGGTTCGCTACCTCATGGCAAATACGCAGGTACCTGTGGCACGGGTCACAACGCATACCTTGATCCACCCCAAACATACGCTCTGCCCCGGCAAGTACTTCCCGACCGCCGCCTTCAAGAAGAAACTGGGCGGCTAG
- a CDS encoding bile acid:sodium symporter encodes MITPLEESLLKAMIVVIMFGLGCSLSLSDFKSAIKTPKPVLVGFLSQYIIMPALAFGMAKFFEMPNVWAVGIIIVACCPSGTTSSLFNYFAKGDLALSISLSSITTGAALVAMPILLTVYAGPFEAGDLQVDTGKVIVSLLGCLVPVAGGMYLHHKSRRWAKNMEDTGSALGIIVILFLIVSWLPRNFDQMISSDPSILFTSIGLGLGGFLFGYWLSRLLGLSRRRCRTVSLETGIQNGPLAFAIILLTFRDNKELANQILWPALLYSFFIVNTSTVVTYFMRRIAHAEWFHTENDEVKNTLFTQGSIKP; translated from the coding sequence ATGATCACCCCGCTCGAGGAAAGCCTCCTCAAGGCAATGATTGTCGTTATCATGTTTGGGCTTGGATGTTCCCTCTCACTGAGCGACTTCAAAAGCGCCATCAAAACGCCCAAACCTGTCTTAGTTGGCTTCCTATCCCAATACATCATTATGCCGGCCTTGGCCTTCGGCATGGCTAAGTTTTTCGAAATGCCCAATGTTTGGGCAGTTGGAATCATTATCGTCGCATGTTGCCCCTCCGGCACGACCTCCAGCCTTTTCAACTACTTCGCTAAAGGAGACCTAGCCCTTAGCATTTCACTAAGCTCAATCACCACGGGGGCAGCCCTCGTGGCGATGCCGATCCTCCTCACCGTATACGCAGGGCCCTTTGAAGCCGGTGACCTGCAGGTCGATACCGGCAAGGTAATCGTCTCCTTACTCGGCTGCCTCGTACCCGTGGCGGGCGGAATGTATCTACACCACAAAAGCCGACGTTGGGCCAAAAACATGGAGGATACCGGATCAGCTTTGGGCATCATCGTGATCCTTTTCCTCATCGTGAGCTGGTTACCCCGGAATTTTGATCAAATGATCAGCTCCGATCCCTCGATCCTGTTCACCAGCATAGGACTCGGCTTGGGAGGTTTTCTCTTCGGATATTGGCTCAGCCGCCTGCTCGGGCTAAGTCGACGTCGCTGTCGCACCGTTTCGCTCGAGACGGGCATCCAAAACGGGCCCCTCGCATTCGCGATCATCCTTCTCACCTTTCGGGACAACAAAGAGCTGGCCAACCAGATCCTTTGGCCCGCTCTCCTCTACTCCTTTTTCATCGTCAATACCTCCACGGTGGTCACTTACTTCATGCGAAGGATAGCCCATGCAGAATGGTTTCATACCGAAAACGACGAGGTAAAAAACACCCTCTTCACTCAGGGAAGCATTAAACCCTGA
- a CDS encoding DoxX family membrane protein: MPRKTTQRGGSPLHWSAESWAFISLRLFIGLRFLLAGLGKFKTQEGDYAFAQYYDGFATWIIGAFEKTDIPGFLISLYAYSIGYVEIVLGILLLVGVKTKWVLALIALTFVSLAYGQMVLGDNSKVDDIGLYLLFTSAALYFVRHNKLEALR, translated from the coding sequence ATGCCACGAAAGACCACGCAACGCGGCGGGTCGCCTCTACACTGGTCAGCAGAAAGCTGGGCCTTCATCTCGCTGCGACTCTTTATCGGACTCCGCTTTCTGCTCGCCGGACTCGGAAAATTCAAAACCCAAGAGGGTGACTACGCCTTTGCCCAATATTACGACGGGTTCGCCACTTGGATCATTGGAGCCTTCGAAAAGACAGATATCCCTGGCTTTTTGATAAGCCTCTACGCTTACAGCATTGGCTACGTCGAAATCGTCTTGGGCATCCTGCTTTTGGTCGGAGTAAAAACCAAATGGGTCCTCGCTTTGATCGCTCTAACCTTTGTCTCCCTCGCGTATGGCCAAATGGTACTGGGTGATAATTCCAAGGTAGACGATATCGGCCTTTACCTCCTCTTCACCTCCGCAGCACTCTACTTCGTTCGACACAACAAGCTGGAAGCACTGCGTTAG
- a CDS encoding glycosyltransferase — protein sequence MDCFLVVPCLRESGRVEGFLRELCEEVNASELSIGLLLVDDGSGLSEVEALRRIVARLRNDYPFLEEVYAMQKHLGKGAAIRSGWRLAPSDSVLLGFVDADGSVSASETVRVLRDALEEKDLCLVMASRRAVGAKVERSGIRKCVAAGFAAMVKLVYGVGVLDTQCGCKFVDNAWFQAYSLELRELGFGFDLELILKARETGCPMREVGVVWTEVEGSKVGLSTLWNLGKRVLLRRIGQTSEK from the coding sequence ATGGACTGTTTTTTAGTGGTTCCCTGCTTGAGGGAGAGTGGCCGAGTTGAGGGCTTCTTACGCGAGCTCTGTGAAGAGGTAAACGCATCTGAGTTGTCTATTGGTTTGCTATTGGTGGACGATGGATCGGGGCTCTCCGAAGTCGAGGCACTGCGGCGCATTGTTGCTAGGCTGCGAAATGACTACCCTTTTTTGGAGGAGGTGTATGCGATGCAGAAACATCTCGGAAAAGGAGCGGCTATTCGATCGGGTTGGCGTTTAGCTCCGAGTGATTCCGTGCTGCTTGGGTTCGTTGATGCGGATGGATCGGTGTCGGCGAGCGAGACCGTACGAGTTTTACGGGATGCTCTGGAGGAGAAGGATCTGTGTTTGGTAATGGCGAGCCGTAGGGCGGTAGGGGCTAAGGTTGAACGATCGGGAATTCGAAAGTGCGTGGCGGCTGGGTTTGCTGCGATGGTTAAGCTCGTCTATGGTGTCGGGGTTTTGGATACGCAGTGTGGCTGCAAGTTCGTGGATAACGCTTGGTTTCAAGCTTACAGTCTGGAGTTAAGGGAGCTGGGTTTTGGCTTCGATTTGGAGCTGATTTTGAAGGCTCGTGAAACCGGTTGTCCCATGCGGGAAGTAGGCGTGGTTTGGACGGAAGTCGAGGGAAGCAAAGTCGGATTATCGACACTATGGAATCTTGGTAAGCGGGTTTTGTTGCGGCGTATTGGGCAGACATCCGAAAAATAA
- a CDS encoding FAD:protein FMN transferase: MLKINRKEGLSEFRHQAMATDLVLSTGGVDRDYASQVAQCFFGRIDEIEKKLSLYLENSDVTRINLLEVGSRTKISTECIECLMLAVQASSVTRQRFHPMLGTLALREKGEVPPYLRHISLSEKEESFDEALEIDPAGRTVLKCREGVLLDLGGIGKGFALDEAMMEIEDWEVPQILANFGGSTLLFKNANRDDPWSGSLDGTELEPFFNGAISSSGLGFQRGHIVSTKDRVVEWKRSYSRCESAGLADALSTAAFLMDEKELAECSSVNSSFDLAVVGENRSWGMDTFRKWIGT; this comes from the coding sequence ATGTTGAAGATCAATAGAAAGGAAGGTTTATCTGAGTTCAGGCATCAGGCTATGGCGACTGATCTGGTACTTTCTACGGGTGGAGTCGATCGCGACTATGCGAGCCAGGTGGCACAGTGCTTTTTTGGACGGATCGACGAGATCGAAAAAAAGCTAAGTTTGTATTTGGAAAATAGTGACGTAACGCGGATTAATCTCTTGGAAGTCGGTTCGCGAACGAAAATTAGTACAGAGTGTATCGAGTGCTTGATGCTTGCCGTACAGGCTAGCTCGGTGACGAGACAGCGGTTTCATCCCATGCTTGGCACGCTGGCCCTGCGAGAGAAAGGTGAAGTACCTCCATATTTAAGACACATCTCTTTGTCGGAAAAAGAGGAGTCTTTTGACGAAGCCCTGGAGATTGATCCAGCAGGACGGACTGTTTTGAAGTGTCGAGAAGGAGTTCTTCTGGATTTAGGTGGGATTGGTAAAGGCTTTGCTTTGGATGAAGCTATGATGGAAATCGAGGATTGGGAAGTGCCTCAGATCTTGGCGAATTTTGGCGGGAGTACTCTGCTCTTTAAAAACGCAAACCGAGATGACCCTTGGAGTGGATCTCTAGATGGAACTGAATTGGAGCCCTTTTTTAATGGAGCGATTTCAAGTTCCGGTCTTGGTTTCCAAAGAGGGCACATAGTGTCTACCAAAGACAGAGTGGTAGAATGGAAACGAAGCTACTCCCGATGCGAGTCAGCGGGATTGGCTGACGCTTTGAGCACAGCAGCCTTTCTGATGGATGAGAAGGAATTGGCAGAATGTTCTTCAGTGAATTCAAGCTTCGACTTGGCTGTTGTTGGAGAGAACAGAAGTTGGGGAATGGATACGTTTAGGAAGTGGATCGGGACGTGA
- a CDS encoding glycosyltransferase family 39 protein gives MITLGFALWLRIESSQLRLFHADEGVQSYQAWRLIETGEYRYDPTEHHGPLLYYLTDWFSSLLVDDSAELNDASMRWIPIGASILGLALGLFALGRKQKGRALVWGLLIAASPLCVIYGAYYIQEAILVSLTLALFLTLQLYLKKNSIGPAILAGLLFGLMHVTKETAVIHLFALASSVVCIRWIQGDLSKVFRVSSLLHLSLATGIVVALHCIFFSSFFENPAGISDGIKAFFNYAERSEGAGHEKPFFYYLEILSPQTVEGVKWGEGVFLLLCVYGSFLLLRRVKVDALGASICLSGWVMLLLYSLIPYKTPWLLLTPYLFLSYGVATAVADTIKLFFQEECWVRKLAVGILGFTILSLLGWELRGNLEKAVFRYASASRNPYLYMHTSPRYEKLLERIDSVGDDVSISVVSPDAAWPLPWHLRTRTKVGFWSDLEGYRTGRVDIIDTRLLDANQLNGEIGEFWELHGLRPNTLLALRADPEVARLWIQADVEDQ, from the coding sequence TTGATTACGCTGGGGTTCGCTTTGTGGCTGCGAATCGAGAGTTCGCAGCTTCGTCTTTTCCATGCGGATGAGGGAGTGCAATCTTATCAAGCGTGGCGTTTGATCGAGACGGGAGAATATCGTTACGACCCGACTGAGCATCATGGACCACTTCTCTACTATTTGACGGATTGGTTTTCTTCGTTGCTGGTCGATGATTCTGCGGAGTTGAACGATGCGTCCATGCGTTGGATACCGATTGGCGCAAGTATTCTAGGCTTAGCTCTCGGGCTTTTCGCTTTGGGCAGAAAACAAAAAGGCAGGGCTCTCGTGTGGGGACTGTTGATCGCAGCTAGTCCACTTTGTGTGATCTATGGAGCTTATTATATTCAGGAGGCGATACTTGTCAGTCTTACCCTAGCCTTGTTTTTGACGCTTCAACTGTACCTCAAAAAGAACTCCATCGGACCCGCGATATTGGCAGGTCTCCTGTTCGGGCTGATGCATGTTACTAAGGAGACGGCAGTTATTCATTTGTTCGCTTTAGCTAGCTCGGTGGTTTGCATTCGGTGGATACAGGGGGATCTGTCCAAGGTGTTTCGAGTTAGTTCGCTTCTTCACCTCTCGCTTGCGACTGGGATTGTCGTCGCCTTGCATTGTATATTCTTTTCATCGTTTTTCGAGAATCCGGCTGGGATAAGCGATGGCATCAAGGCCTTCTTCAATTATGCGGAGCGCTCCGAAGGAGCAGGACATGAGAAGCCATTTTTCTATTATTTAGAAATCCTCTCTCCTCAGACCGTTGAAGGCGTAAAGTGGGGGGAGGGAGTCTTTTTACTTTTATGCGTGTATGGTTCCTTTCTGCTATTGCGGCGAGTCAAGGTGGATGCTCTAGGAGCATCGATTTGCCTTTCCGGTTGGGTGATGCTGCTTCTGTATAGCTTGATTCCCTACAAAACGCCATGGCTCTTGCTTACGCCGTACTTGTTTTTGAGCTATGGAGTCGCGACGGCTGTCGCCGATACGATTAAGTTGTTCTTTCAAGAGGAATGTTGGGTTAGGAAATTGGCAGTGGGTATCCTTGGATTTACTATACTGTCGCTGCTCGGATGGGAGCTAAGGGGAAATCTGGAAAAGGCTGTATTCAGATACGCGAGTGCCTCACGAAATCCTTACCTCTACATGCATACCAGCCCGCGTTACGAAAAGCTATTGGAACGAATTGACTCGGTTGGTGACGATGTTTCAATTTCGGTTGTTAGCCCGGATGCGGCTTGGCCTCTGCCTTGGCATTTGAGGACCCGGACCAAGGTAGGTTTTTGGTCGGATCTTGAGGGTTATCGAACGGGGCGTGTTGATATTATAGATACGCGGTTACTCGACGCTAATCAGCTGAATGGGGAGATAGGCGAGTTTTGGGAGTTGCATGGACTGCGCCCAAACACCTTGCTTGCTTTAAGGGCCGACCCCGAAGTCGCTCGCCTTTGGATCCAAGCCGATGTTGAAGATCAATAG